In the Candidatus Cloacimonas acidaminovorans str. Evry genome, one interval contains:
- the secG gene encoding preprotein translocase subunit SecG — MVLYTIALIIHVIICVALVLVILAQTSKGGLDSNLGGAAMNVFGGSGASKFLKKWTQILAVVFAASCLFLAFLVKNINASALADIQSRQKKIKDTEQTAPSSKPATKPATTK, encoded by the coding sequence ATGGTTTTATACACGATTGCCTTAATTATCCATGTGATAATTTGTGTTGCTCTGGTTCTGGTAATATTGGCTCAGACCTCTAAAGGAGGTTTGGATTCTAATTTGGGTGGAGCAGCAATGAATGTTTTTGGCGGAAGTGGTGCTTCCAAGTTTTTGAAGAAATGGACACAAATTCTGGCAGTGGTTTTTGCTGCTTCCTGTTTATTTCTTGCCTTTTTAGTTAAAAATATTAATGCCAGTGCCCTTGCCGACATTCAATCTCGCCAAAAAAAGATTAAAGATACGGAACAAACGGCTCCTTCGTCTAAACCGGCAACAAAACCTGCAACTACAAAATAA
- a CDS encoding DUF5683 domain-containing protein, with protein MKRFSVVLLLILLCSSILAQPIKKNPNKAALCSIFPGGGQIYNEAYIKASAIIGIQTYLIITAIHNDAKVQDYKDKINSTSDEILLAEYRNKQKQYKEKRTRDFWWMGITLAFSTLDAYIDAHLSNFKEEKEKIHIRFEEETLLLEYNF; from the coding sequence TTGAAACGATTTAGCGTAGTTCTGCTCTTAATTCTGTTATGCAGTTCAATTTTGGCACAACCGATTAAGAAGAATCCAAACAAAGCAGCTTTGTGTTCTATTTTCCCTGGAGGAGGGCAAATATACAACGAAGCATATATTAAAGCTAGTGCCATAATTGGAATTCAGACCTATTTAATTATTACTGCTATTCATAATGATGCCAAAGTTCAGGATTATAAGGATAAAATCAATTCCACCAGTGATGAAATATTACTTGCAGAATATAGGAATAAACAAAAGCAATATAAGGAAAAACGCACCCGCGATTTTTGGTGGATGGGAATAACTTTGGCATTTTCTACCCTTGATGCTTACATTGATGCACATCTTTCCAATTTTAAGGAAGAGAAGGAGAAAATTCATATCCGCTTTGAGGAAGAAACCCTTCTTTTGGAATATAACTTTTAG
- a CDS encoding CAP domain-containing protein: protein MRKSFFLILLLLFACTQSSKTISVTEFEHRIWELTNQQRSAYNLPPLLYDEGLADLARLHSKNMFNFDFFAHKDHLGYLVDDRKKKYYPQLVVSSIGENLAKFVNGARTFTPEEVVNGWMNSPEHKENILNATYTHLGVGVFTQDEVLLATQNFAAPVVKLLSEIPEKFDPLYQYQLLFEYMSPLPAKELEAVLNFPDSRFKYYIDDRSYTIGLKPVPLHWMAEKQLEVIVDFPAGRGNYSLCFGFNHSYLEDGIKIKVK, encoded by the coding sequence GTGCGTAAATCATTTTTTCTTATTCTCTTACTGCTTTTTGCCTGCACACAATCCTCAAAGACCATAAGTGTAACGGAATTTGAACATCGTATTTGGGAACTTACCAATCAACAACGTTCAGCTTATAATTTACCTCCGCTTTTGTATGATGAGGGTTTGGCTGATTTAGCTCGGTTGCATAGTAAAAATATGTTCAATTTTGATTTTTTTGCGCATAAAGACCATCTCGGGTATCTTGTTGATGACCGAAAAAAGAAATACTATCCGCAATTAGTTGTTTCTTCTATTGGAGAGAACTTAGCCAAATTTGTTAACGGTGCAAGGACTTTTACACCTGAAGAAGTAGTTAACGGTTGGATGAATTCTCCTGAGCACAAAGAAAATATCTTAAATGCCACTTACACTCATTTAGGAGTAGGTGTATTTACGCAAGATGAAGTGCTTTTGGCTACACAGAATTTTGCCGCTCCGGTAGTAAAATTGCTATCCGAAATTCCTGAAAAATTTGACCCCTTATATCAATATCAATTGCTGTTTGAATATATGTCGCCCTTGCCTGCTAAAGAACTGGAAGCCGTATTAAATTTCCCTGATTCAAGGTTCAAATATTACATAGATGACAGGTCTTATACTATTGGCTTGAAACCAGTTCCTTTGCATTGGATGGCAGAAAAACAATTGGAAGTAATAGTAGATTTCCCTGCCGGCAGAGGTAATTATTCTCTCTGCTTTGGTTTTAATCATTCCTATCTGGAGGATGGAATTAAAATAAAGGTTAAATAG